A window from Cryptomeria japonica chromosome 1, Sugi_1.0, whole genome shotgun sequence encodes these proteins:
- the LOC131060095 gene encoding toll/interleukin-1 receptor-like protein: protein MEIINPLCLLTMYCPSLCLAPTSMHSYINPKCSVPIALCLPPMENNQPYECSENNECVHSSWVPNYDVFLNHRGKDVKETVASLIFHNLKNKGLKVFLDKNSIQVGSNIPQVIGDAIYSASIHVVIISANYAESSWCLKELTLIFKTGAPIIPVFCGVEPSELRMKDKDGVYARAFQKHKQSGNFEPHAVEEWRKAFREVSYIKGYIFTGDQGELLEKIATSVAELIGRGKSQPKQKNKETCDNSHII from the exons ATGGAGATAATCAATCCTCTTTGTCTTCTTACAATGTATTGCCCATCTCTGTGCCTTGCTCCAACGTCCATGCATTCTTACATTAATCCCAAATGTTCTGTGCCCATCGCTCTTTGTCTTCCACCCATGGAAAATAATCAGCCCTATGAATGTTCTGAAAATAACGAGTGTGTGCATTCTTCGTGGGTTCCAAACTATgatgtatttcttaaccatcgtgGTAAAGATGTGAAGGAAACCGTAGCAAGCCTGATATTTCATAATCTTAAAAATAAGGGATTGAAGGTCTTCCTTGACAAGAATTCAATCCAAGTTGGAAGCAATATACCTCAGGTAATAGGGGACGCTATTTATTCCGCATCTATACATGTTGTCATTATTTCTGCTAATTATGCAGAGTCAAGTTGGTGTTTGAAAGAGCTGACCCTGATCTTCAAGACTGGGGCTCCCATTATACCAGTATTTTGTGGAGTTGAGCCTTCGGAGCTTCGAATGAAAGATAAAGATGGTGTGTATGCTCGAGCCTTCCAAAAGCATAAGCAGTCTGGGAATTTTGAGCCCCATGCAGTTGAGGAATGGAGGAAGGCATTTCGTGAGGTTTCATATATTAAGGGCTATATTTTTACAGG AGACCAAGGAGAGCTGCTGGAGAAAATCGCAACGAGTGTTGCAGAGCTTATTGGGAGAGGGAAATCTCAGCCAAAGCAGAAAAACAAAGAAACTTGTGACAATAGTCATATAATTTGA